One Primulina huaijiensis isolate GDHJ02 chromosome 5, ASM1229523v2, whole genome shotgun sequence DNA segment encodes these proteins:
- the LOC140977670 gene encoding uncharacterized protein produces the protein MVKWAIELGEYGIEYKPRVAIKAQALTNFLIEMIQPGEEEMWRIFVDGERFKLALRIDSRVTNNEAEYEAVLAGLQAAREVGASRVIIYSDCQLVAQQIKGTYEAKNEKMLKYLGLITARAASFIDWSIEQISREYNREADTLAELAASKSDISTREILCLTRLVLSVDEEVPPIQKSSWMTPLIEYIVRGMLPEDRAQAAKIKRQAPRFVFLNDVLYRRSYQGPLLKCLSENEVEYVLREIHEAILENISVELL, from the exons ATGGTTAAGTGGGCAATTGAACTCGGGGAATATGGCATTGAATATAAACCTCGAGTTGCTATAAAAGCTCAGGCATTGACAAATTTCTTAATAGAAATGATTCAACCGGGAGAAGAGGAAATGTGGAGAATTTTTGTTGATG GAGAAAGGTTCAAGTTGGCTCTAAGAATCGACTCCAGGGTCACCAATAATGAAGCTGAATATGAAGCCGTTCTGGCAGGATTACAGGCTGCCCGGGAAGTTGGTGCTTCCCGAGTCATTATCTATTCTGATTGTCAATTAGTGGCCCAACAAATCAAAGGAACATACGAggccaaaaatgaaaaaatgctCAAATATCTAGGGCTCATCACGGCCCGGGCAGCATCTTTTATCGATTGGAGCATTGAGCAAATCTCTAGAGAATATAATAGAGAGGCTGATACCTTGGCCGAATTGGCTGCTTCGAAGTCAGACATAAGCACTCGGGAAATCCTCTGTCTCACCCGGCTTGTGCTTTCTGTTGATGAAGAAGTACCTCCGATTCAGAAGAGCTCATGGATGACCCCTCTTATCGAGTACATAGTCCGTGGCATGCTCCCAGAAGATCGGGCCCAAGCTGCGAAAATCAAAAGGCAAGCACCCAGATTCGTCTttttaaatgatgttttgtacAGGCGATCATATCAGGGCCCACTTCTCAAATGCTTATCAGAAAATGAAGTGGAATATGTTCTCCGAGAAATACATGAGGCTATTCTGGAGAACATCTCGGTGGAACTGCTCTGA